The genomic DNA TCTCGGCGCCGGTCTACCTGGAGACCGACCTCAGCCACGCCGAGCTGAGCTTCCTCATGGGCCACGACCCCGACAGCTTCAGCCGCTGGGAGGCCGGCCAGCAGCTCGCCACCGATCTGCTGCTCGGCCTGATCGCCGATCACGCCGCCGGCCGGCCCCTGAAGGCCGCGCCCGTATTGATCGAGGCCTTCCGCGCCGTGCTCGCCGACCGCGCCCTCGACCCCGCGCTCGCGGCGATGACCCTCACCCTGCCCGACAGCAAGACCCTCGCCGAGCGCGTCGCGGTGATCGACCCCGAGGCCATCCACGCGGCGCGAAGATTCCTGCGCAAGAGCATCGGCGCCGCGCTGCGCGAGGACTTCGCGGGCGTCTACAAGGCGAACCAGGACGCGGGCCCCTACGCGATCGATCCCGCGGCCATGGGCCGGCGCAGCCTCAAGAACTGCGCGCTCGCCTATCTCGCCAGCCAGGAGGACGCGGCGGGCCGCAGCCTCGCCCTCGACCAGTACAAGCGCGCCGACAACATGACCGACAGCTTCGCCGCGCTCTCCGTGCTCGCCGACCAGGAGGGCCTCGAGCGCGAGCAGGCCCTCGTCGACTTCGCCGCGCGCTGGCAGGCAGACGAGCTGGTCATGGACAAGTGGTTCACCGTGCAGGCGATGTCCACGCTGCCCGGCACCCTGGCGCGGGTGGAGACGCTCACGCGGCACGCCGCCTTCGACATCAAGAATCCCAACCGCGTGCGCGCCCTGATCAGCAGCTTCGCCCACGGCAACCTGCTGCGCTTCCACGCGGCCGACGGCAGCGGCTACCGCTTCATCGCCGACCGCGTGCTCGACCTCGACACGCTGAACCCGCAGGTCGCCGCGCGCCTCGTCGCCTGCTTCAACCGCTGGACCAAGTTCGACCGCGCGCGTCAGGAGCTGATGCGCGGCGAGCTGGAGCGCATCGCGGCGAAGCCGGGCCTCTCGCGGAACGTCTACGAGATCGTCTCCAAGGCCCTGGCGATGGCCGAGGCGGCCACGGGCTAGCGCGCGTCTGGCATGAGACACGCGCCCGAGCGGCTCTCCCGCGCCGGCTCGCGGCGACAGCTGTTTTCGCAGTGACCCACTTGACTTGCGCGGATGGCCATAGTATAATACTAGCCTCCCCGCCTCCCGCGTCCTCGATCCTGCGAGGACCTTTCATGTCCGAGTTCCTGCCGAATCTCCCCGCCGCTGCGGTCGATTCCCACCTGCGCGCGGCCGTCGCCGAGCTGCGCCGCGCCGAGCAGAGCGCCATCCTCTGGTTCGCCGAGCTGATGCGCCGGCGCCTCTACCGCGACTGCGGCTACGCCAGCATTCATGCCTACGCCGAAGCCGTG from bacterium includes the following:
- the pepN gene encoding aminopeptidase N; this translates as KTRSGRAVTLRIYVRAGDLAKTPHAMRSLKKSMQWDEETFGLEYDLDVFNIVAVSDFNMGAMENKSLNIFNSKYVLASEATATDVDYVNVEGVIAHEYFHNWTGNRVTLSSWFHLSLKEGLTVFRDQQFTADMSSAAVKRIDDVRTLRASQFPEDAGPMAHPIRPASYIEMNNFYTTTVYEKGAEVIRMIHTLLGPAGFRKGMDLYFQRHDGQAVTTDDFVAAMADATAVDLGQFRLWYDQAGTPTLKVKRAYDAAAKRFTLTVKQVIPDTPGQTNKQPMHIPFAMGLLDAAGREIPLRLDGEAKARGGHRVLDLRAGEERFVFVDVPAAPVPSLLRGFSAPVYLETDLSHAELSFLMGHDPDSFSRWEAGQQLATDLLLGLIADHAAGRPLKAAPVLIEAFRAVLADRALDPALAAMTLTLPDSKTLAERVAVIDPEAIHAARRFLRKSIGAALREDFAGVYKANQDAGPYAIDPAAMGRRSLKNCALAYLASQEDAAGRSLALDQYKRADNMTDSFAALSVLADQEGLEREQALVDFAARWQADELVMDKWFTVQAMSTLPGTLARVETLTRHAAFDIKNPNRVRALISSFAHGNLLRFHAADGSGYRFIADRVLDLDTLNPQVAARLVACFNRWTKFDRARQELMRGELERIAAKPGLSRNVYEIVSKALAMAEAATG